A window of the Odocoileus virginianus isolate 20LAN1187 ecotype Illinois chromosome 20, Ovbor_1.2, whole genome shotgun sequence genome harbors these coding sequences:
- the ARHGAP33 gene encoding rho GTPase-activating protein 33 isoform X2, whose amino-acid sequence MVARSTDSLDGPGEGSVQPLPPAGGPSVKGKPGKRLSAPRGPFPRLADCAHFHYENVDFGHIQLLLSPERESPSVSGENELVFGVQVTCQGRSWPVLRSYDDFRSLDAHLHRCIFDRRFSCLPELPPPPEGARAAQMLVPLLLQYLETLSGLVDSNLNCGPVLTWMELDNHGRRLLLSEEASLNIPAVAAAHVVKRYTAQAPDELSFEVGDIVSVIDMPPTEDRSWWRGKRGFQVGFFPSECVELFTERPGPGLKGDADGPSCGVLAPQGVSSLTSAVPRPRGKLAGLLRTFMRSRPSRQRLRQRGILRQRVFGCDLGEHLSNSGQDVPQVLRCCSEFIEAHGVVDGIYRLSGVSSNIQRLRHEFDSERIPELSGPAFLQDIHSVSSLCKLYFRELPNPLLTYQLYGKFSEAMSVPGEEERLVRVHDVIQQLPPPHYRTLEYLLRHLARMARHSANTSMHARNLAIVWAPNLLRSMELESVGLGGAAAFREVRVQSVVVEFLLTHVDVLFSDTFTSAGLDPAGRCLLPRPKSLAGSGPSTRLLTLEEAQARTQGRLGIPTEPTTSKAPTSPVERRKGERGEKQRKPGGSSWKTFFALGRGPSIPRKKPLPWLGGTRARQQPSGCRPDTVTLRSAKSEESLSSQASGAGLQRLHRLRRPHSSSDAFPVGPAPAGSCESLSSSESTESSSESSSSSSSESSTAGLGALSGSPSHRTSAWLDDGDELDFSPPRCLEGLRGLDFDPLTFRCSSPTPGDPAPPASPAPPAPASSFPPRATPQALSPRGPTSPASPAALDISEPLSVSVPPAVLELLGAGGTPASATPTPALSSSPGLRPHLIPLLLRGAEAQLSDTCQQEICSKLALPGPRGAQGQHGAGMDSPLLPPPLSLLRPGGAPPPPPKNPARLMALALAERAQQVAQRQSQQEQGSTPSAPQSPFRRSLSLEVGGEPPGTSGSGPPPHPLAHPGSWVPGPQPSLPRQQSDGSLVRSQRPAGTSRRAPRGPAQVSAQLRMGGGCRAVPEMAAQLLCSVPQQVPTPGFFSAPRECLPPFLGVPKPGLYPLGSPSFQPSSPAPVWRSPLVPPGPLDRGENLYYEIEAGEGSPYSGPTRSWSPLRSMPPDRLNASYGMLGQSPPLHRSPDFLLSYPPPPSCFPHDHLGYSAPQHSARRPTRPEPLYVNLALGPRGPSPASSSSSSPPAHPRSRSDPGPPAPRLPQKQRAPWGHHTPHRVPGPWGPADPLPYRAAPPAYGRGREHHRGSLYRSGGQGREGAGPPPPYPTPSWSFHPESQTRSYC is encoded by the exons ATGGTG GCTCGTAGCACTGACAGCCTGGATGGTCCAGGGGAGGGCTCAGTGCAGCCCCTGCCACCCGCTGGGGGACCCAGTGTGAAGGGGAAGCCTGGGAAGAG GCTCTCGGCTCCTCGAGGTCCGTTTCCCCGGCTGGCAGACTGTGCCCATTTCCACTATGAGAACGTTGACTTCGGCCACATTCAG CTCCTGCTGTCTCCAGAGCGTGAAAGTCCGAGCGTCTCTGGAGAGAATGAACTGGTGTTCGGGGTGCAGGTGACCTGTCAG GGCCGTTCCTGGCCAGTTCTCCGCAGTTATGATGACTTCCGTTCCTTGGATGCCCACCTCCACCGATGCATATTTGACCGGAGGTTTTCCTGCCTCCCAGAGCTTCCTCCACCCCCAGAGGGCGCCAGGGCTGCCCAG ATGCTGGTGCCGCTGCTGCTGCAGTACCTGGAAACCCTGTCAGGGCTGGTGGACAGTAACCTCAACTGTGGGCCGGTGCTTACCTGGATGGAG CTGGACAACCATGGCCGGCGACTGCTCCTCAGTGAAGAGGCCTCACTCAACATCCCTGCAGTGGCCGCTGCCCATGTGGTAAAGCGGTACACGGCCCAGGCACCTGACGAGCTGTCCTTCGAG GTAGGAGACATTGTTTCCGTGATTGACATGCCACCCACGGAGGATCGGAGCTGGTGGCGGGGCAAGCGGGGCTTCCAG GTCGGTTTCTTCCCCAGCGAGTGTGTGGAACTATTCACGGAGCGGCCGGGTCCAGGACTAAAGGGGG ATGCCGATGGTCCCTCATGTGGTGTCCTGGCTCCCCAGGGTGTTTCCTCTCTGACCTCAG CAGTGCCCCGGCCGCGGGGGAAGCTGGCTGGCCTCCTCCGCACCTTCATGCGCTCCCGCCCTTCCCGGCAGCGTCTGCGGCAGCGGGGCATTCTGCGGCAGAGGGTGTTTGGCTGTGACCTGGGAGAACACCTCAGCAACTCAGGCCAGGACG TGCCCCAGGTGCTGCGCTGCTGCTCTGAGTTTATTGAGGCCCACGGGGTGGTGGATGGAATCTATCGGCTCTCGGGTGTGTCATCCAACATCCAGAGGCTACG GCATGAGTTCGACAGTGAGAGGATCCCTGAACTGTCTGGCCCCGCCTTCCTACAGGACATCCACAGCGTGTCCTCCCTCTGCAAGCTCTACTTCCGAGAGCTGCCCAACCCCTTGCTCACTTACCAGCTCTACGGGAAGTTCAGT GAGGCCATGTCGGTGCCAGGGGAGGAGGAACGCCTGGTGAGGGTTCACGATGTCATCCAGCAGTTGCCCCCACCGCACTACCG GACCCTGGAGTACCTGCTGAGGCACTTGGCCCGCATGGCGAGACACAGTGCCAACACCAGCATGCACGCCCGCAACCTGGCCATCGTTTGGGCACCTAACCTGCTACG gtCCATGGAGCTGGAGTCAGTGGGGCTAGGGGGGGCAGCAGCCTTCCGAGAGGTGCGGGTACAGTCGGTGGTGGTGGAATTCCTGCTCACCCACGTGGATGTCCTGTTCAGCGACACCTTCACATCTGCTGGCCTTGACCCTGCAG GCCgctgcctcctccccaggcccAAGTCCCTTGCGGGCAGCGGCCCCTCCACTCGCCTGCTAACACTAGAGGAAGCCCAGGCTCGGACCCAGGGTCGGCTGGGGATACCCACAGAGCCCACAACTTCCAAGGCCCCAACTTCACCTGTGGAAAG gaggaaaggggagagaggcGAGAAACAGCGGAAACCTGGGGGTAGCAGCTGGAAGACCTTCTTTGCACTGGGTCGAGGCCCCAGCATCCCCCGAAAGAAGCCTCTGCCCTGGCTAGGGGGCACCCGGGCCCGACAGCAGCCTTCAG GCTGCCGACCTGACACCGTCACACTGAGGTCTGCCAAGAGTGAGGAGTCTCTGTCATCGCAGGCCAGTGGGGCTG GTCTCCAGCGGCTGCACAGGCTACGGCGACCCCACTCCAGCAGTGATGCCTTCCCCGTGGGCCCCGCACCCGCTGGCTCCTGCGAGAGCCTGTCGTCATCCGAGTCCACCGAGTCCTCCTCCGAGtcgtcctcctcctcttcctccgaGTCCTCCACAGCTGGGCTGGGAGCACTCTCTGGCTCCCCTTCACACCGAACCTCGGCCTGGCTAGACGACGGTGACGAGCTGGACTTTAGCCCACCCCGCTGCCTGGAGGGGCTCCGGGGGCTTGACTTTGATCCCCTTACCTTTCGCTGCAGCAGCCCCACCCCCGGGGACCCGGCACCTCCTGCCAGCCCggcccccccagcccctgcctcttcCTTTCCACCCAGGGCGACCCCCCAGGCCCTCTCGCCCCGAGGCCCCACCAGCCCTGCCTCACCTGCTGCCCTGGACATCTCGGAGCCCCTGTCTGTGTCGGTGCCACCCGCTGTCCTGGagctgctgggggctggaggaacACCTGCCTCAGCCACCCCAACACCAGCCCTCAGCTCCAGCCCGGGCCTGCGCCCCCACCTCATCCCTTTGCTGCTGCGTGGAGCTGAGGCCCAGCTGAGTGACACCTGCCAACAAGAGATCTGCAGCAAGTTGGCATTGCCTGGTCCCCGGGGAGCCCAAGGCCAGCATG GTGCTGGTATGGATTCACCgctgctgcccccacccctgtccctccTGCGCCCCGGGGgggccccacccccgcctcccaaAAATCCAGCACGCCTCATGGCCCTGGCCCTGGCTGAGCGGGCTCAGCAGGTGGCCCAGAGACAGAGCCAGCAGGAGCAGGGGAGCACCCCATCTGCTCCTCAGTCCCCTTTCCGCCGTTCCCTGTCCCTGGAGGTGGGCGGTGAGCCCCCAGGGACCTCAGGGAGTgggccacccccccaccccctagcCCACCCAGGCAGCTGGGTTCCAGGACCCCAGCCCTCCTTACCAAGGCAACAAAGTGATGGGAGCCTGGTGAGGAGCCAGCGGCCCGCAGGGACCTCCAGGAGGGCACCCCGAGGCCCTGCCCAGGTCAGTGCCCAGCTCAGGatgggtggggggtgcagggctgtgccagagatggcagcccagctCCTGTGTTCTGTCCCCCAGCAGGTTCCCACCCCTGGCTTCTTCTCAGCCCCCCGGGAGTGCCTGCCACCCTTCCTCGGGGTCCCCAAACCAGGCTTGTACCCCCTCGGCTCCCCATCCTTCCAGCCCAGCTCCCCAGCCCCAGTCTGGAGGAGCCCCCTGGTTCCTCCTGGAccactggacagaggagagaACCTGTACTATGAGATCGAGGCGGGTGAGGGGTCCCCCTACTCTGGCCCCACTCGGTCCTGGAGTCCCTTGCGCTCCATGCCCCCAGACAGGCTCAATGCCTCCTACGGCATGCTTGGCCAATCTCCACCACTCCACAGGTCCCCCGACTTCCTGCTCAGTTACCCACCACCCCCCTCCTGTTTTCCCCATGACCACCTTGGCTACTCAGCCCCCCAGCACTCGGCCCGGCGCCCCACCCGACCTGAACCCCTCTATGTCAACCTAGCCCTCGGGCCCAGGGGCCCCTCACCCGCTTcttccagctcctcctcccctcctgcccacccccgcaGTCGCTCTGATCctggccccccagccccccgcctCCCCCAAAAGCAGCGGGCCCCCTGGGGCCACCACACCCCTCACAGGGTGCCTGGGCCCTGGGGTCCTGCAGACCCTCTCCCCTACAGGGCAGCCCCACCAGCCTATGGGAGGGGGCGTGAGCACCACCGAGGGTCCCTGTACAGAAGTGGGGggcaagggagggagggggctggtcCCCCACCCCCCTACCCTACTCCCAGCTGGTCCTTCCACCCTGAGAGCCAGACCCGAAGCTACTGCTGA
- the ARHGAP33 gene encoding rho GTPase-activating protein 33 isoform X1 has protein sequence MLVPLLLQYLETLSGLVDSNLNCGPVLTWMELDNHGRRLLLSEEASLNIPAVAAAHVVKRYTAQAPDELSFEVGDIVSVIDMPPTEDRSWWRGKRGFQVGFFPSECVELFTERPGPGLKGDADGPSCGVLAPQGVSSLTSVPRPRGKLAGLLRTFMRSRPSRQRLRQRGILRQRVFGCDLGEHLSNSGQDVPQVLRCCSEFIEAHGVVDGIYRLSGVSSNIQRLRHEFDSERIPELSGPAFLQDIHSVSSLCKLYFRELPNPLLTYQLYGKFSEAMSVPGEEERLVRVHDVIQQLPPPHYRTLEYLLRHLARMARHSANTSMHARNLAIVWAPNLLRSMELESVGLGGAAAFREVRVQSVVVEFLLTHVDVLFSDTFTSAGLDPAGRCLLPRPKSLAGSGPSTRLLTLEEAQARTQGRLGIPTEPTTSKAPTSPVERRKGERGEKQRKPGGSSWKTFFALGRGPSIPRKKPLPWLGGTRARQQPSGCRPDTVTLRSAKSEESLSSQASGAGLQRLHRLRRPHSSSDAFPVGPAPAGSCESLSSSESTESSSESSSSSSSESSTAGLGALSGSPSHRTSAWLDDGDELDFSPPRCLEGLRGLDFDPLTFRCSSPTPGDPAPPASPAPPAPASSFPPRATPQALSPRGPTSPASPAALDISEPLSVSVPPAVLELLGAGGTPASATPTPALSSSPGLRPHLIPLLLRGAEAQLSDTCQQEICSKLALPGPRGAQGQHGAGMDSPLLPPPLSLLRPGGAPPPPPKNPARLMALALAERAQQVAQRQSQQEQGSTPSAPQSPFRRSLSLEVGGEPPGTSGSGPPPHPLAHPGSWVPGPQPSLPRQQSDGSLVRSQRPAGTSRRAPRGPAQVSAQLRMGGGCRAVPEMAAQLLCSVPQQVPTPGFFSAPRECLPPFLGVPKPGLYPLGSPSFQPSSPAPVWRSPLVPPGPLDRGENLYYEIEAGEGSPYSGPTRSWSPLRSMPPDRLNASYGMLGQSPPLHRSPDFLLSYPPPPSCFPHDHLGYSAPQHSARRPTRPEPLYVNLALGPRGPSPASSSSSSPPAHPRSRSDPGPPAPRLPQKQRAPWGHHTPHRVPGPWGPADPLPYRAAPPAYGRGREHHRGSLYRSGGQGREGAGPPPPYPTPSWSFHPESQTRSYC, from the exons ATGCTGGTGCCGCTGCTGCTGCAGTACCTGGAAACCCTGTCAGGGCTGGTGGACAGTAACCTCAACTGTGGGCCGGTGCTTACCTGGATGGAG CTGGACAACCATGGCCGGCGACTGCTCCTCAGTGAAGAGGCCTCACTCAACATCCCTGCAGTGGCCGCTGCCCATGTGGTAAAGCGGTACACGGCCCAGGCACCTGACGAGCTGTCCTTCGAG GTAGGAGACATTGTTTCCGTGATTGACATGCCACCCACGGAGGATCGGAGCTGGTGGCGGGGCAAGCGGGGCTTCCAG GTCGGTTTCTTCCCCAGCGAGTGTGTGGAACTATTCACGGAGCGGCCGGGTCCAGGACTAAAGGGGG ATGCCGATGGTCCCTCATGTGGTGTCCTGGCTCCCCAGGGTGTTTCCTCTCTGACCTCAG TGCCCCGGCCGCGGGGGAAGCTGGCTGGCCTCCTCCGCACCTTCATGCGCTCCCGCCCTTCCCGGCAGCGTCTGCGGCAGCGGGGCATTCTGCGGCAGAGGGTGTTTGGCTGTGACCTGGGAGAACACCTCAGCAACTCAGGCCAGGACG TGCCCCAGGTGCTGCGCTGCTGCTCTGAGTTTATTGAGGCCCACGGGGTGGTGGATGGAATCTATCGGCTCTCGGGTGTGTCATCCAACATCCAGAGGCTACG GCATGAGTTCGACAGTGAGAGGATCCCTGAACTGTCTGGCCCCGCCTTCCTACAGGACATCCACAGCGTGTCCTCCCTCTGCAAGCTCTACTTCCGAGAGCTGCCCAACCCCTTGCTCACTTACCAGCTCTACGGGAAGTTCAGT GAGGCCATGTCGGTGCCAGGGGAGGAGGAACGCCTGGTGAGGGTTCACGATGTCATCCAGCAGTTGCCCCCACCGCACTACCG GACCCTGGAGTACCTGCTGAGGCACTTGGCCCGCATGGCGAGACACAGTGCCAACACCAGCATGCACGCCCGCAACCTGGCCATCGTTTGGGCACCTAACCTGCTACG gtCCATGGAGCTGGAGTCAGTGGGGCTAGGGGGGGCAGCAGCCTTCCGAGAGGTGCGGGTACAGTCGGTGGTGGTGGAATTCCTGCTCACCCACGTGGATGTCCTGTTCAGCGACACCTTCACATCTGCTGGCCTTGACCCTGCAG GCCgctgcctcctccccaggcccAAGTCCCTTGCGGGCAGCGGCCCCTCCACTCGCCTGCTAACACTAGAGGAAGCCCAGGCTCGGACCCAGGGTCGGCTGGGGATACCCACAGAGCCCACAACTTCCAAGGCCCCAACTTCACCTGTGGAAAG gaggaaaggggagagaggcGAGAAACAGCGGAAACCTGGGGGTAGCAGCTGGAAGACCTTCTTTGCACTGGGTCGAGGCCCCAGCATCCCCCGAAAGAAGCCTCTGCCCTGGCTAGGGGGCACCCGGGCCCGACAGCAGCCTTCAG GCTGCCGACCTGACACCGTCACACTGAGGTCTGCCAAGAGTGAGGAGTCTCTGTCATCGCAGGCCAGTGGGGCTG GTCTCCAGCGGCTGCACAGGCTACGGCGACCCCACTCCAGCAGTGATGCCTTCCCCGTGGGCCCCGCACCCGCTGGCTCCTGCGAGAGCCTGTCGTCATCCGAGTCCACCGAGTCCTCCTCCGAGtcgtcctcctcctcttcctccgaGTCCTCCACAGCTGGGCTGGGAGCACTCTCTGGCTCCCCTTCACACCGAACCTCGGCCTGGCTAGACGACGGTGACGAGCTGGACTTTAGCCCACCCCGCTGCCTGGAGGGGCTCCGGGGGCTTGACTTTGATCCCCTTACCTTTCGCTGCAGCAGCCCCACCCCCGGGGACCCGGCACCTCCTGCCAGCCCggcccccccagcccctgcctcttcCTTTCCACCCAGGGCGACCCCCCAGGCCCTCTCGCCCCGAGGCCCCACCAGCCCTGCCTCACCTGCTGCCCTGGACATCTCGGAGCCCCTGTCTGTGTCGGTGCCACCCGCTGTCCTGGagctgctgggggctggaggaacACCTGCCTCAGCCACCCCAACACCAGCCCTCAGCTCCAGCCCGGGCCTGCGCCCCCACCTCATCCCTTTGCTGCTGCGTGGAGCTGAGGCCCAGCTGAGTGACACCTGCCAACAAGAGATCTGCAGCAAGTTGGCATTGCCTGGTCCCCGGGGAGCCCAAGGCCAGCATG GTGCTGGTATGGATTCACCgctgctgcccccacccctgtccctccTGCGCCCCGGGGgggccccacccccgcctcccaaAAATCCAGCACGCCTCATGGCCCTGGCCCTGGCTGAGCGGGCTCAGCAGGTGGCCCAGAGACAGAGCCAGCAGGAGCAGGGGAGCACCCCATCTGCTCCTCAGTCCCCTTTCCGCCGTTCCCTGTCCCTGGAGGTGGGCGGTGAGCCCCCAGGGACCTCAGGGAGTgggccacccccccaccccctagcCCACCCAGGCAGCTGGGTTCCAGGACCCCAGCCCTCCTTACCAAGGCAACAAAGTGATGGGAGCCTGGTGAGGAGCCAGCGGCCCGCAGGGACCTCCAGGAGGGCACCCCGAGGCCCTGCCCAGGTCAGTGCCCAGCTCAGGatgggtggggggtgcagggctgtgccagagatggcagcccagctCCTGTGTTCTGTCCCCCAGCAGGTTCCCACCCCTGGCTTCTTCTCAGCCCCCCGGGAGTGCCTGCCACCCTTCCTCGGGGTCCCCAAACCAGGCTTGTACCCCCTCGGCTCCCCATCCTTCCAGCCCAGCTCCCCAGCCCCAGTCTGGAGGAGCCCCCTGGTTCCTCCTGGAccactggacagaggagagaACCTGTACTATGAGATCGAGGCGGGTGAGGGGTCCCCCTACTCTGGCCCCACTCGGTCCTGGAGTCCCTTGCGCTCCATGCCCCCAGACAGGCTCAATGCCTCCTACGGCATGCTTGGCCAATCTCCACCACTCCACAGGTCCCCCGACTTCCTGCTCAGTTACCCACCACCCCCCTCCTGTTTTCCCCATGACCACCTTGGCTACTCAGCCCCCCAGCACTCGGCCCGGCGCCCCACCCGACCTGAACCCCTCTATGTCAACCTAGCCCTCGGGCCCAGGGGCCCCTCACCCGCTTcttccagctcctcctcccctcctgcccacccccgcaGTCGCTCTGATCctggccccccagccccccgcctCCCCCAAAAGCAGCGGGCCCCCTGGGGCCACCACACCCCTCACAGGGTGCCTGGGCCCTGGGGTCCTGCAGACCCTCTCCCCTACAGGGCAGCCCCACCAGCCTATGGGAGGGGGCGTGAGCACCACCGAGGGTCCCTGTACAGAAGTGGGGggcaagggagggagggggctggtcCCCCACCCCCCTACCCTACTCCCAGCTGGTCCTTCCACCCTGAGAGCCAGACCCGAAGCTACTGCTGA
- the ARHGAP33 gene encoding rho GTPase-activating protein 33 isoform X4, giving the protein MLVPLLLQYLETLSGLVDSNLNCGPVLTWMELDNHGRRLLLSEEASLNIPAVAAAHVVKRYTAQAPDELSFEVGDIVSVIDMPPTEDRSWWRGKRGFQVGFFPSECVELFTERPGPGLKGDADGPSCGVLAPQGVSSLTSAVPRPRGKLAGLLRTFMRSRPSRQRLRQRGILRQRVFGCDLGEHLSNSGQDVPQVLRCCSEFIEAHGVVDGIYRLSGVSSNIQRLRHEFDSERIPELSGPAFLQDIHSVSSLCKLYFRELPNPLLTYQLYGKFSEAMSVPGEEERLVRVHDVIQQLPPPHYRTLEYLLRHLARMARHSANTSMHARNLAIVWAPNLLRSMELESVGLGGAAAFREVRVQSVVVEFLLTHVDVLFSDTFTSAGLDPAGRCLLPRPKSLAGSGPSTRLLTLEEAQARTQGRLGIPTEPTTSKAPTSPVERRKGERGEKQRKPGGSSWKTFFALGRGPSIPRKKPLPWLGGTRARQQPSGCRPDTVTLRSAKSEESLSSQASGAGLQRLHRLRRPHSSSDAFPVGPAPAGSCESLSSSESTESSSESSSSSSSESSTAGLGALSGSPSHRTSAWLDDGDELDFSPPRCLEGLRGLDFDPLTFRCSSPTPGDPAPPASPAPPAPASSFPPRATPQALSPRGPTSPASPAALDISEPLSVSVPPAVLELLGAGGTPASATPTPALSSSPGLRPHLIPLLLRGAEAQLSDTCQQEICSKLALPGPRGAQGQHGAGMDSPLLPPPLSLLRPGGAPPPPPKNPARLMALALAERAQQVAQRQSQQEQGSTPSAPQSPFRRSLSLEVGGEPPGTSGSGPPPHPLAHPGSWVPGPQPSLPRQQSDGSLVRSQRPAGTSRRAPRGPAQVPTPGFFSAPRECLPPFLGVPKPGLYPLGSPSFQPSSPAPVWRSPLVPPGPLDRGENLYYEIEAGEGSPYSGPTRSWSPLRSMPPDRLNASYGMLGQSPPLHRSPDFLLSYPPPPSCFPHDHLGYSAPQHSARRPTRPEPLYVNLALGPRGPSPASSSSSSPPAHPRSRSDPGPPAPRLPQKQRAPWGHHTPHRVPGPWGPADPLPYRAAPPAYGRGREHHRGSLYRSGGQGREGAGPPPPYPTPSWSFHPESQTRSYC; this is encoded by the exons ATGCTGGTGCCGCTGCTGCTGCAGTACCTGGAAACCCTGTCAGGGCTGGTGGACAGTAACCTCAACTGTGGGCCGGTGCTTACCTGGATGGAG CTGGACAACCATGGCCGGCGACTGCTCCTCAGTGAAGAGGCCTCACTCAACATCCCTGCAGTGGCCGCTGCCCATGTGGTAAAGCGGTACACGGCCCAGGCACCTGACGAGCTGTCCTTCGAG GTAGGAGACATTGTTTCCGTGATTGACATGCCACCCACGGAGGATCGGAGCTGGTGGCGGGGCAAGCGGGGCTTCCAG GTCGGTTTCTTCCCCAGCGAGTGTGTGGAACTATTCACGGAGCGGCCGGGTCCAGGACTAAAGGGGG ATGCCGATGGTCCCTCATGTGGTGTCCTGGCTCCCCAGGGTGTTTCCTCTCTGACCTCAG CAGTGCCCCGGCCGCGGGGGAAGCTGGCTGGCCTCCTCCGCACCTTCATGCGCTCCCGCCCTTCCCGGCAGCGTCTGCGGCAGCGGGGCATTCTGCGGCAGAGGGTGTTTGGCTGTGACCTGGGAGAACACCTCAGCAACTCAGGCCAGGACG TGCCCCAGGTGCTGCGCTGCTGCTCTGAGTTTATTGAGGCCCACGGGGTGGTGGATGGAATCTATCGGCTCTCGGGTGTGTCATCCAACATCCAGAGGCTACG GCATGAGTTCGACAGTGAGAGGATCCCTGAACTGTCTGGCCCCGCCTTCCTACAGGACATCCACAGCGTGTCCTCCCTCTGCAAGCTCTACTTCCGAGAGCTGCCCAACCCCTTGCTCACTTACCAGCTCTACGGGAAGTTCAGT GAGGCCATGTCGGTGCCAGGGGAGGAGGAACGCCTGGTGAGGGTTCACGATGTCATCCAGCAGTTGCCCCCACCGCACTACCG GACCCTGGAGTACCTGCTGAGGCACTTGGCCCGCATGGCGAGACACAGTGCCAACACCAGCATGCACGCCCGCAACCTGGCCATCGTTTGGGCACCTAACCTGCTACG gtCCATGGAGCTGGAGTCAGTGGGGCTAGGGGGGGCAGCAGCCTTCCGAGAGGTGCGGGTACAGTCGGTGGTGGTGGAATTCCTGCTCACCCACGTGGATGTCCTGTTCAGCGACACCTTCACATCTGCTGGCCTTGACCCTGCAG GCCgctgcctcctccccaggcccAAGTCCCTTGCGGGCAGCGGCCCCTCCACTCGCCTGCTAACACTAGAGGAAGCCCAGGCTCGGACCCAGGGTCGGCTGGGGATACCCACAGAGCCCACAACTTCCAAGGCCCCAACTTCACCTGTGGAAAG gaggaaaggggagagaggcGAGAAACAGCGGAAACCTGGGGGTAGCAGCTGGAAGACCTTCTTTGCACTGGGTCGAGGCCCCAGCATCCCCCGAAAGAAGCCTCTGCCCTGGCTAGGGGGCACCCGGGCCCGACAGCAGCCTTCAG GCTGCCGACCTGACACCGTCACACTGAGGTCTGCCAAGAGTGAGGAGTCTCTGTCATCGCAGGCCAGTGGGGCTG GTCTCCAGCGGCTGCACAGGCTACGGCGACCCCACTCCAGCAGTGATGCCTTCCCCGTGGGCCCCGCACCCGCTGGCTCCTGCGAGAGCCTGTCGTCATCCGAGTCCACCGAGTCCTCCTCCGAGtcgtcctcctcctcttcctccgaGTCCTCCACAGCTGGGCTGGGAGCACTCTCTGGCTCCCCTTCACACCGAACCTCGGCCTGGCTAGACGACGGTGACGAGCTGGACTTTAGCCCACCCCGCTGCCTGGAGGGGCTCCGGGGGCTTGACTTTGATCCCCTTACCTTTCGCTGCAGCAGCCCCACCCCCGGGGACCCGGCACCTCCTGCCAGCCCggcccccccagcccctgcctcttcCTTTCCACCCAGGGCGACCCCCCAGGCCCTCTCGCCCCGAGGCCCCACCAGCCCTGCCTCACCTGCTGCCCTGGACATCTCGGAGCCCCTGTCTGTGTCGGTGCCACCCGCTGTCCTGGagctgctgggggctggaggaacACCTGCCTCAGCCACCCCAACACCAGCCCTCAGCTCCAGCCCGGGCCTGCGCCCCCACCTCATCCCTTTGCTGCTGCGTGGAGCTGAGGCCCAGCTGAGTGACACCTGCCAACAAGAGATCTGCAGCAAGTTGGCATTGCCTGGTCCCCGGGGAGCCCAAGGCCAGCATG GTGCTGGTATGGATTCACCgctgctgcccccacccctgtccctccTGCGCCCCGGGGgggccccacccccgcctcccaaAAATCCAGCACGCCTCATGGCCCTGGCCCTGGCTGAGCGGGCTCAGCAGGTGGCCCAGAGACAGAGCCAGCAGGAGCAGGGGAGCACCCCATCTGCTCCTCAGTCCCCTTTCCGCCGTTCCCTGTCCCTGGAGGTGGGCGGTGAGCCCCCAGGGACCTCAGGGAGTgggccacccccccaccccctagcCCACCCAGGCAGCTGGGTTCCAGGACCCCAGCCCTCCTTACCAAGGCAACAAAGTGATGGGAGCCTGGTGAGGAGCCAGCGGCCCGCAGGGACCTCCAGGAGGGCACCCCGAGGCCCTGCCCAG GTTCCCACCCCTGGCTTCTTCTCAGCCCCCCGGGAGTGCCTGCCACCCTTCCTCGGGGTCCCCAAACCAGGCTTGTACCCCCTCGGCTCCCCATCCTTCCAGCCCAGCTCCCCAGCCCCAGTCTGGAGGAGCCCCCTGGTTCCTCCTGGAccactggacagaggagagaACCTGTACTATGAGATCGAGGCGGGTGAGGGGTCCCCCTACTCTGGCCCCACTCGGTCCTGGAGTCCCTTGCGCTCCATGCCCCCAGACAGGCTCAATGCCTCCTACGGCATGCTTGGCCAATCTCCACCACTCCACAGGTCCCCCGACTTCCTGCTCAGTTACCCACCACCCCCCTCCTGTTTTCCCCATGACCACCTTGGCTACTCAGCCCCCCAGCACTCGGCCCGGCGCCCCACCCGACCTGAACCCCTCTATGTCAACCTAGCCCTCGGGCCCAGGGGCCCCTCACCCGCTTcttccagctcctcctcccctcctgcccacccccgcaGTCGCTCTGATCctggccccccagccccccgcctCCCCCAAAAGCAGCGGGCCCCCTGGGGCCACCACACCCCTCACAGGGTGCCTGGGCCCTGGGGTCCTGCAGACCCTCTCCCCTACAGGGCAGCCCCACCAGCCTATGGGAGGGGGCGTGAGCACCACCGAGGGTCCCTGTACAGAAGTGGGGggcaagggagggagggggctggtcCCCCACCCCCCTACCCTACTCCCAGCTGGTCCTTCCACCCTGAGAGCCAGACCCGAAGCTACTGCTGA